In Gimesia benthica, a single window of DNA contains:
- a CDS encoding Gldg family protein: MLRNNVVLAVFKRNVQSYFSGVLGYLFIVVFVVAGAFAAFNQQFFANNQANLDQLSLWYPLLLLFIIPAITMGVWADEKKLGTDELLFTLPASDLEVLLGKFLAVLAVYTIALLFSVTHIFVLNSIGNPDMGLMFTTYFGYWLAGASLLSAGMFASALTSSTTVAFVLGTVICAIPVFIGQVAPSSNLVQSLSLVEQFQDFNTGVLPLASVLYFISLAIMMLYLNRVLITRRHWSSHEQNSMGLQYLVRTISLAVILISVNAIVSYGSSRIDMTSERVYSLSQTTKDLISKIDDKNPVTIEAFISPEVSREYVPIRKRLIGLLREYDQLGGKRLQVRFVDVEPFSKEEEEARLLDISPQRVQTERGGRAYVETIFMGAVVKSATDEVVIPFFNVGTPIEYELTRSIRTVSKDDRLTVGILNTDASIFGGLDMSMGGNQPPWLIVSELKKQYRVEQVSPDSPISDTDYDVLLAVLPSSLTEPQLKNLVDYVKKGKPTLVCDDPLPVFGGGRGIQMAPRMPKPSPGGMMGMRQPPPTPKAYEGRLTPLMNLLEIAWDNGEVVFDYFNPHPEFAEVVRPELIFISPKSGTKSAFSLDSNITSGLQEMLTFFPGSIRPRKDRDLNFEPLLRTGPNSGLLAWGEITSPFFNSVRIVQDPIRVIDEHAHVLAAHITSTPKSKVKDLNVIFVADADLISDELFNIRERQAFGLKIDNVTFLLNCVDQLAGDDSYISLRKRRQKHRTLTLVERETSVFIKERNAEREKANEVAEAKLEEARDRLKEQREKIEKDPSMDSREKQIRLRMAEENESRRLEVDEAKIEREKQQQVEKIKAQTERQIREIENRIRWYAILVPPFPAILLGICFLFFRLKHENQNIAPDRRLK, from the coding sequence ATGTTGCGGAACAACGTTGTATTGGCCGTCTTCAAGCGAAACGTACAGAGCTACTTCTCGGGAGTGCTCGGCTATCTGTTTATTGTCGTGTTCGTGGTCGCCGGTGCCTTCGCTGCCTTCAACCAGCAGTTCTTTGCCAACAACCAGGCGAACCTGGATCAGTTGAGCCTGTGGTATCCCCTGCTGCTGCTGTTCATCATCCCGGCGATTACGATGGGCGTCTGGGCCGATGAGAAAAAACTGGGGACCGACGAACTGCTGTTTACCCTGCCCGCTTCGGACCTGGAAGTCCTGCTGGGCAAATTCCTGGCGGTACTGGCGGTCTATACGATCGCCCTGCTGTTCTCGGTCACGCATATATTTGTACTCAACAGCATCGGCAATCCGGATATGGGGCTGATGTTTACGACTTACTTTGGATACTGGCTCGCGGGTGCGTCCCTGCTTTCTGCGGGTATGTTCGCTTCCGCGTTGACGAGCAGCACCACGGTCGCGTTTGTGCTGGGAACCGTGATCTGCGCGATCCCGGTCTTCATCGGACAGGTGGCTCCTTCCAGTAATCTGGTTCAGAGCCTGAGCCTGGTCGAACAGTTCCAGGATTTCAATACCGGAGTTCTGCCGCTGGCCTCGGTGCTGTACTTCATTTCGCTGGCGATCATGATGCTGTACCTGAACCGCGTGCTCATCACCCGCCGACACTGGAGTTCCCATGAACAGAATTCAATGGGACTGCAGTACCTGGTGCGAACCATTTCGCTGGCAGTGATCCTGATCAGCGTGAATGCGATCGTCTCCTACGGCAGCAGCCGCATCGATATGACCAGCGAAAGAGTTTACAGCCTGTCACAGACGACAAAAGACCTGATCTCCAAAATCGACGATAAAAACCCCGTCACCATTGAAGCTTTCATCAGCCCGGAAGTCTCGCGGGAATACGTGCCGATTCGCAAACGGCTGATCGGCCTGCTGCGGGAATATGACCAGCTGGGCGGCAAACGCCTGCAGGTGCGGTTCGTCGACGTTGAGCCGTTCAGCAAGGAAGAAGAGGAAGCCCGGCTGCTGGACATCTCTCCCCAACGGGTACAGACCGAACGGGGTGGACGGGCTTACGTGGAAACCATCTTCATGGGTGCCGTCGTGAAGAGTGCGACCGATGAAGTGGTGATTCCGTTCTTCAATGTCGGAACTCCCATCGAATACGAGCTGACCCGCTCCATCCGTACGGTCTCCAAAGATGATCGTCTGACTGTCGGCATTCTGAATACCGATGCCAGCATTTTTGGTGGTCTGGACATGAGCATGGGCGGCAACCAGCCTCCGTGGCTGATTGTGAGTGAACTCAAGAAACAGTACCGGGTCGAGCAGGTCTCACCCGATTCGCCGATCAGCGATACCGATTACGATGTTCTGCTGGCGGTACTCCCCTCATCATTGACCGAACCCCAACTCAAGAATCTGGTGGACTACGTCAAGAAAGGGAAACCGACGCTGGTCTGTGATGACCCGCTGCCCGTCTTCGGTGGAGGACGCGGCATTCAGATGGCACCCCGCATGCCCAAACCGAGTCCGGGAGGCATGATGGGAATGCGTCAACCGCCGCCAACTCCCAAAGCTTACGAAGGCCGATTGACGCCGCTGATGAACCTGCTGGAGATTGCCTGGGATAACGGGGAAGTGGTATTCGACTACTTCAATCCACATCCGGAGTTTGCCGAAGTTGTGCGTCCTGAGCTGATCTTCATCAGCCCCAAGAGCGGAACGAAAAGCGCCTTCAGCCTCGACAGCAATATCACCAGTGGTCTGCAGGAAATGCTGACCTTCTTCCCGGGCAGTATCCGTCCGCGGAAAGATCGAGATCTGAATTTCGAACCGCTGCTGCGTACCGGTCCCAACTCCGGTCTGCTGGCGTGGGGTGAGATCACCAGCCCGTTCTTCAATTCGGTCCGCATCGTGCAGGATCCGATCCGCGTGATCGACGAACACGCCCACGTCCTAGCGGCTCATATCACTTCAACGCCGAAATCAAAAGTGAAAGATCTGAATGTGATTTTCGTCGCCGATGCCGACCTGATCTCGGATGAGCTGTTCAACATCCGTGAGCGTCAGGCCTTTGGTCTGAAGATCGACAACGTGACCTTCCTGTTGAACTGTGTCGACCAGCTGGCCGGTGACGATTCCTATATCTCACTCCGCAAACGGCGTCAGAAGCATCGCACGCTGACACTGGTCGAACGCGAAACTTCGGTCTTCATCAAAGAGCGGAATGCGGAGCGGGAAAAGGCCAACGAGGTCGCTGAAGCCAAGCTGGAGGAAGCCCGTGACCGTCTCAAAGAACAACGGGAAAAGATCGAAAAAGATCCTTCCATGGACAGCCGGGAAAAACAGATCCGTTTACGAATGGCTGAAGAAAACGAAAGTCGTCGGCTGGAAGTCGATGAAGCCAAGATCGAACGGGAAAAACAGCAACAGGTCGAAAAGATCAAAGCTCAGACCGAGCGACAGATTCGGGAAATCGAAAACCGGATTCGCTGGTATGCGATTCTGGTACCCCCCTTCCCGGCGATCCTGTTGGGAATCTGTTTCCTGTTCTTCCGTTTAAAGCACGAGAACCAGAATATTGCTCCGGACCGGAGACTGAAATAA
- a CDS encoding SMP-30/gluconolactonase/LRE family protein: MKTIPLSCLLLVTSLLCLAPSQGHAQDSTNYPTLGEVIRIDPRLDQLIDKDAKIEVLSSGFDWSEGPVWVGDAKDGYLLFSDIPRNSVMKWKEGTGASLFMKPSGYTGVAPYGGEPGCNGLILDPQGRLVSCEHGDRRISVLTKDGGKRTMVDNYMGKRLNSPNDGTFKSNGDFYFTDPPYGLPDRYNDPRRELDFCGVYRLATDGTLTLLTKEMTRPNGIAFSPDEKTLYVAQSDPEAALWKAFPVNKDGTLGQSKVFCDVTENVGKLPGLPDGLKTDLKGNVFATGPGGCYIFSPEGDLLGRISTGERTANCAWGNDGSVLYLTADTYLVRIQTRTRGHVGPQKAK; this comes from the coding sequence ATGAAAACCATTCCACTCTCCTGTCTGCTGCTGGTCACAAGTCTCCTCTGTCTCGCCCCCTCCCAAGGGCACGCGCAGGACTCGACCAATTACCCCACACTGGGCGAAGTCATTCGCATTGATCCACGTCTCGATCAACTGATAGACAAGGATGCGAAGATCGAGGTTCTCTCCTCCGGCTTCGATTGGTCCGAAGGTCCTGTCTGGGTTGGAGATGCGAAAGACGGTTATCTGCTCTTTTCCGATATTCCCCGCAACTCGGTCATGAAATGGAAAGAGGGAACTGGTGCGTCTCTGTTCATGAAACCCTCGGGATACACCGGAGTCGCTCCCTACGGAGGCGAGCCTGGCTGCAATGGTCTGATCCTGGATCCTCAGGGACGGCTGGTCTCCTGTGAGCATGGCGACCGGCGGATTTCCGTCCTCACCAAAGATGGGGGCAAGCGGACGATGGTCGACAACTACATGGGCAAACGTCTCAACAGCCCCAACGATGGTACATTCAAATCCAACGGGGATTTCTACTTCACCGATCCCCCGTACGGTCTGCCCGATCGTTATAACGATCCCCGTCGCGAACTCGACTTCTGTGGCGTCTACCGTCTGGCGACTGACGGAACCCTGACTCTGCTTACGAAAGAAATGACCCGCCCCAACGGCATCGCCTTCTCACCGGATGAAAAAACACTGTACGTCGCTCAGTCCGATCCTGAAGCCGCACTCTGGAAAGCATTCCCCGTCAATAAGGATGGGACACTGGGGCAGAGCAAGGTCTTCTGTGATGTCACCGAAAATGTCGGCAAGCTCCCCGGACTTCCCGATGGTCTGAAGACCGACCTCAAAGGGAACGTCTTCGCCACCGGACCAGGGGGCTGTTATATCTTCAGTCCCGAAGGAGATTTGCTGGGACGCATCAGCACCGGCGAACGGACCGCCAACTGTGCCTGGGGGAATGACGGTTCAGTCCTCTACCTCACCGCAGATACTTACCTGGTTCGCATTCAGACCAGGACCAGGGGACACGTCGGACCACAGAAGGCCAAATAA
- a CDS encoding DUF4340 domain-containing protein, which yields MNETTRTLTFVGIAVVALIAAFVTDRASQPVELTGYEKVGEEFYPDFTDPTQARALRVVSYDEDSATLKVFNVDYKNGAWRIPSHHDYPADAEDELAETATSLVGVVRGALESRRKSDHERFGVIDPLDESNTNLQGRGQRLTLSKEGGAPLVDFIIGKQVPEQPNEYYVRKVDEDSVYRTKLNVDLSSDFSDWIEPDLLKVDRDRLVEIIVNKYSIDETNRRLVDEELSTLKRKNSSSPWELEGLNTETEKLNTADVNQMINTLVDLKIQGIRPKPAAIAAELKKSGQLQLKNALDFVDLQSKGFIVAQTASGGQQLVSNEGEVIVVTNQGVVYSLYFGEIFTGSTLDIEVGNGSKEKSEKAPAKDAEKADSKEKKPADKTEESVEKPGKTDDNDAMKTSRYLFVTVTFDPSFIGDPPQKPTKPEKPAETKEKADSDKPADAKAADKKDEKTDEKKPDPEAEYAAAMKKYESALKTYEKQLKEYDEKVIKGQERVQELNQRFADWYYVISANSFEKLRMSRKALVEPADKPEEGAAKPGAGNPALGIPGLNLPGMKAPAQPGGEPAAPKPAPSAKPAPAKSDSESKPAPAKTEAKPKPAAEKASPKQPEAEKKSTDSKPPEKAAGSE from the coding sequence ATGAATGAAACGACGAGAACATTGACCTTTGTGGGAATCGCCGTGGTTGCCTTAATTGCGGCGTTCGTAACCGATCGCGCCTCGCAACCGGTCGAGCTGACGGGTTATGAAAAGGTAGGCGAAGAATTCTATCCGGACTTCACGGATCCGACCCAGGCGCGAGCGCTGCGGGTGGTGAGCTACGATGAAGATTCCGCCACGCTGAAAGTCTTCAACGTGGACTATAAAAACGGTGCCTGGCGGATTCCGTCGCACCATGACTACCCGGCTGACGCCGAAGACGAACTGGCGGAAACCGCCACTTCCCTGGTAGGAGTAGTTCGCGGTGCCCTGGAAAGCCGGCGGAAAAGCGACCATGAACGTTTTGGCGTCATCGATCCACTGGACGAATCGAACACCAACCTGCAGGGCCGCGGTCAGCGTCTGACACTGTCCAAAGAGGGTGGTGCGCCGCTGGTCGACTTTATTATCGGTAAGCAGGTACCGGAACAACCCAATGAATATTATGTGCGGAAAGTCGACGAAGATTCGGTCTACCGGACTAAGCTCAACGTGGATCTCTCCTCTGATTTCTCGGACTGGATCGAACCGGATCTGCTGAAGGTCGACCGGGATCGACTGGTGGAAATCATCGTGAATAAATACTCGATCGATGAAACCAATCGGCGCCTGGTGGACGAGGAACTTTCGACGCTGAAACGCAAAAACTCCAGCTCTCCCTGGGAACTGGAAGGCCTGAATACCGAAACCGAGAAACTGAATACCGCCGATGTCAACCAGATGATCAACACGCTGGTCGACCTCAAGATTCAGGGAATCCGTCCCAAGCCGGCCGCCATCGCTGCGGAGCTCAAGAAATCGGGACAGCTGCAGCTGAAAAATGCACTCGACTTTGTCGATCTGCAAAGCAAAGGTTTCATCGTGGCCCAGACAGCTTCGGGCGGTCAGCAGCTGGTATCCAACGAAGGGGAAGTGATCGTAGTCACCAACCAGGGTGTGGTCTACTCGCTCTACTTTGGTGAAATCTTTACCGGCAGCACGCTGGATATCGAAGTCGGTAACGGCAGTAAAGAGAAGAGTGAGAAAGCCCCGGCGAAAGATGCTGAAAAAGCGGATTCCAAAGAGAAGAAACCTGCCGACAAAACTGAAGAGTCGGTAGAGAAGCCGGGCAAAACCGATGACAATGATGCCATGAAGACCAGCCGTTACCTGTTCGTGACGGTGACCTTCGATCCGTCCTTTATCGGCGATCCACCACAGAAGCCGACCAAACCGGAAAAGCCGGCAGAGACGAAAGAAAAAGCGGACAGCGATAAACCAGCCGATGCGAAAGCAGCTGACAAGAAGGATGAGAAAACCGACGAGAAGAAGCCGGATCCGGAAGCAGAATATGCAGCCGCGATGAAGAAGTATGAGTCGGCTCTCAAAACCTACGAGAAACAGCTGAAGGAGTACGACGAGAAGGTCATCAAGGGCCAGGAACGCGTGCAGGAGCTGAATCAGCGGTTCGCGGACTGGTACTACGTGATTTCCGCCAACAGCTTCGAGAAGCTGCGGATGTCGCGGAAAGCCCTGGTCGAGCCGGCTGACAAACCCGAAGAGGGTGCCGCTAAACCGGGAGCGGGTAATCCCGCTCTGGGAATTCCGGGCCTGAACCTTCCCGGCATGAAGGCTCCCGCTCAGCCAGGTGGGGAGCCTGCAGCGCCGAAACCGGCTCCGTCCGCGAAACCTGCTCCAGCGAAATCCGACAGCGAGAGTAAACCGGCGCCCGCCAAAACAGAGGCAAAACCTAAGCCTGCTGCGGAAAAAGCCTCCCCCAAGCAGCCGGAAGCTGAGAAAAAGTCTACGGATTCCAAGCCTCCCGAGAAGGCAGCTGGTTCTGAGTAA
- a CDS encoding MraY family glycosyltransferase, which produces MVFDSVITSTVMLIGVSVATLVGALLIIRLAPTLGLVQKPTNRCSHIQPTPRGGGLSFVVISLLATTVCLWNEVSSGSLLTVLLCGGALIAAIGFCDDLYQLSIKKRLGAQILIIAASVYTLLPAPVIELWGIRLQSDVICWGITALALVWWLNLFNFMDGIDGLAGMEATCILTTAGGLMYYQQGAASSLVLLPMLILTASLAGFILVNWAPAKIFMGDVGSTFLGYTLGMLAATTVYSGALNLWVWLILPGVFWVDATFTLLRRMLRGDRWYQAHQSHTYQRVSRYLVEPEGKNLTRKAAHRRVTLVALALNVCWLLPLATMALFWPAWGLPLVMIAWTPLVALAACYGAGKPGNIPLPAEGNVSPSTLRKELPLKI; this is translated from the coding sequence ATGGTGTTTGACAGTGTAATCACATCAACTGTGATGCTTATCGGCGTCTCCGTAGCGACTCTGGTCGGTGCGCTGCTGATCATCCGGCTGGCCCCCACTCTCGGATTGGTGCAGAAGCCCACCAATCGCTGTTCCCACATTCAACCGACGCCCCGCGGCGGCGGTCTCTCCTTTGTTGTGATCAGCCTGCTGGCGACCACGGTCTGCCTCTGGAATGAAGTCAGCTCCGGATCGCTGTTGACCGTACTGCTCTGCGGCGGTGCGCTGATTGCGGCGATCGGGTTCTGTGACGACCTGTATCAGCTTTCGATTAAAAAACGCCTCGGAGCGCAGATTCTGATTATCGCGGCTTCCGTTTATACACTCCTGCCGGCTCCCGTGATTGAACTCTGGGGAATCCGGCTGCAGTCTGATGTCATCTGCTGGGGGATCACGGCCCTGGCTCTGGTCTGGTGGCTGAACCTGTTTAATTTCATGGACGGCATCGACGGACTGGCGGGGATGGAAGCCACTTGCATTCTGACCACCGCCGGCGGCCTGATGTATTATCAACAGGGAGCTGCATCGTCGCTGGTTCTGCTTCCCATGCTGATCCTGACTGCCAGCCTGGCGGGCTTCATCCTGGTCAACTGGGCTCCCGCGAAAATCTTTATGGGCGATGTCGGCAGTACCTTTCTGGGGTATACGCTGGGAATGCTGGCGGCAACCACCGTGTATTCCGGTGCGTTGAACCTCTGGGTCTGGCTCATTCTGCCTGGCGTCTTCTGGGTGGATGCCACGTTTACATTACTGCGGCGCATGCTGCGGGGAGATCGCTGGTACCAGGCACATCAGAGCCATACCTATCAACGCGTTTCCCGCTACCTGGTTGAACCGGAAGGGAAAAACCTGACCCGCAAAGCCGCACATCGCAGAGTTACTCTCGTCGCTCTGGCTCTGAATGTCTGCTGGCTCTTACCGCTGGCGACAATGGCCCTGTTCTGGCCTGCCTGGGGCCTGCCTCTGGTGATGATCGCCTGGACGCCGCTGGTGGCACTCGCCGCATGCTATGGTGCAGGTAAGCCTGGAAATATTCCGTTGCCTGCCGAAGGGAATGTCTCCCCCTCAACGCTGCGGAAAGAGCTGCCTCTCAAGATCTGA
- a CDS encoding sigma-70 family RNA polymerase sigma factor produces the protein MAGRTEAFDQLVLKYQDRLYRTLVRILGSSDDARDAAQEGFTQAFFKLNTFRGTAAFYSWLFRIAFNAAITQKRKQKRSATPIDPQENQSGQWLEDPHPDQHPPDVAERTERKQIVHQALNELQEEYRTPLILRELEGLSYGEIAELTDVPLGTVRSRIFRGRNELKQKLNALFQEAPLARVSESDHESSISESK, from the coding sequence TTGGCAGGTCGTACTGAGGCGTTTGATCAGCTGGTTCTAAAATATCAGGACCGTCTGTATCGAACACTGGTGCGGATTCTGGGCTCCAGCGACGATGCGCGCGACGCAGCCCAGGAAGGCTTTACCCAGGCATTTTTCAAGTTGAACACATTCCGGGGAACAGCCGCCTTTTACTCCTGGCTGTTCCGCATCGCTTTTAATGCAGCGATTACCCAGAAACGAAAACAGAAACGATCCGCCACCCCCATTGATCCGCAGGAAAACCAGTCAGGTCAATGGCTGGAAGATCCTCACCCCGACCAACACCCTCCCGACGTGGCAGAACGCACCGAGCGCAAACAGATCGTCCACCAGGCGTTGAATGAATTACAGGAAGAATACCGGACCCCGCTGATTCTGCGGGAGCTGGAAGGTTTGTCATACGGAGAAATCGCAGAGCTCACGGATGTTCCACTGGGAACGGTCCGCAGCCGCATTTTTAGAGGAAGGAATGAACTGAAACAGAAACTGAACGCGTTGTTCCAGGAGGCACCCCTGGCCCGTGTTTCCGAGTCTGACCACGAGTCATCTATAAGTGAATCAAAATGA
- a CDS encoding anti-sigma factor yields the protein MSSPSSNENLSAYFDRESSDEESRELESLLEESAAARQELHEFGEISRLIQETATESAPPELAPSIRKRIEQETLLNSTPATPATAPAPSGPSMLRYRIAVAISTCSSLAALVLFILLLNIPEPNAGTNWQMTSSDQQPTLMSHAEPAPESEGALREGEQMDAYHDSFSYQGKPVADLKMKAAAAPPENAPSVSLRMSAPAAAKSELVKGQPGVGRAGLARKETADFAIKNTFAEQKAMQRMAEVQARNRLTFPVIPPMTGLPSHIPMDAIRIGDVLPYFQDINGKVAVIEVRVVDVKQALGTMELLLSKNNIPVNQKKQSEVERQLNRLNSQNGNGAGEKKTESAQEDELFAVFVEASDTQVASALNDLQKDLNQSQLLGLSLQPAIDESSLTESVKDLPRLLAENTEVKADTPFEVGGNQKQDIKASDDASANDGLARSNDNTGYQTRYRMQVPAEQLTRRAREYKRATPLPTLSQARSASPEAPLVASKPNQGLLPYAADQKLTTSQRSAGGDKPPVRVLFVFKNSQSQTPVVPPAPPASR from the coding sequence ATGAGTAGTCCATCATCTAACGAAAACCTGTCCGCCTACTTCGACCGGGAGTCCTCTGACGAGGAAAGCCGGGAGTTGGAGTCGCTGCTGGAAGAGTCAGCGGCAGCGCGACAGGAACTGCACGAGTTCGGTGAGATCTCCCGGCTGATCCAGGAGACAGCGACGGAATCTGCGCCCCCCGAACTGGCGCCCTCGATCCGTAAACGGATCGAACAGGAAACCCTGTTGAATTCCACTCCAGCAACACCCGCGACGGCTCCGGCCCCGTCGGGTCCTTCGATGCTGCGTTACCGGATTGCGGTCGCTATCAGTACCTGTTCTTCTCTGGCAGCCTTGGTCTTATTTATTTTACTGCTGAATATTCCAGAGCCGAACGCAGGTACCAACTGGCAGATGACCTCTTCCGATCAACAGCCAACACTAATGAGTCATGCCGAACCCGCTCCCGAATCAGAGGGCGCGCTGCGGGAAGGTGAGCAGATGGACGCGTATCATGACAGTTTCAGTTACCAGGGTAAACCGGTCGCAGACCTGAAAATGAAAGCGGCGGCAGCTCCCCCTGAGAATGCGCCTTCTGTCTCCCTGCGGATGTCAGCCCCTGCCGCTGCGAAAAGCGAGCTGGTGAAAGGACAACCAGGGGTGGGCAGGGCTGGTCTGGCCCGTAAAGAGACGGCAGACTTTGCGATTAAAAACACGTTTGCAGAGCAGAAAGCCATGCAACGCATGGCGGAAGTCCAAGCCCGGAATCGTCTCACGTTTCCGGTAATTCCTCCGATGACAGGTCTGCCCTCACATATCCCCATGGATGCGATTCGTATTGGCGACGTCTTGCCTTACTTCCAGGATATCAATGGCAAGGTTGCAGTGATTGAAGTGCGAGTGGTCGATGTGAAACAGGCACTGGGCACCATGGAACTGCTGTTGAGCAAGAATAACATTCCGGTCAATCAGAAAAAACAGTCCGAAGTGGAACGTCAGCTGAACCGCCTGAATTCCCAGAACGGTAACGGCGCCGGTGAAAAGAAGACGGAATCGGCTCAAGAGGATGAACTGTTCGCGGTCTTCGTGGAAGCCTCCGATACCCAGGTGGCCTCGGCGCTGAATGATCTGCAGAAAGATCTGAATCAGAGTCAGTTGCTGGGCCTGTCCCTGCAGCCGGCCATCGATGAATCTTCACTGACGGAAAGCGTCAAAGACCTGCCACGTCTGCTGGCAGAGAACACCGAAGTCAAAGCTGACACCCCCTTCGAAGTGGGCGGCAATCAAAAGCAGGATATCAAAGCCAGCGACGATGCTTCTGCTAACGATGGTCTGGCGCGTTCGAACGATAACACAGGTTACCAGACCCGCTATCGGATGCAGGTGCCTGCCGAACAGCTCACGCGACGCGCAAGAGAGTACAAACGAGCGACGCCACTCCCGACATTGAGCCAGGCCAGGTCTGCTTCACCCGAGGCGCCCCTGGTTGCCTCCAAGCCGAACCAGGGGCTGCTGCCATACGCTGCTGATCAGAAACTGACAACGAGCCAGCGATCCGCAGGCGGGGATAAACCCCCGGTCAGAGTGCTGTTTGTGTTTAAGAACAGTCAGAGCCAGACACCAGTTGTACCTCCCGCTCCCCCGGCGTCCCGCTGA
- a CDS encoding thioredoxin family protein — protein MKRLPQKLQWAVVGFSLVVVVGICIELLKSDSKASNAESVAEEIKWHQDLETAHQAAMKSNKPVFIVFDASWCTYCRKLEKDTLSDPRMARYLNQAFEPVHLDFDKDREIADTLKVKSIPCTVVLSAEADLLARQVGYSKVPRYHAMLEKARKLQAVIRHIEYSK, from the coding sequence ATGAAACGACTTCCCCAGAAGCTCCAGTGGGCCGTTGTTGGCTTTTCACTTGTCGTCGTGGTTGGCATCTGTATCGAGCTCTTGAAATCCGATTCAAAAGCCTCAAACGCGGAATCAGTCGCGGAGGAGATCAAGTGGCACCAGGACCTGGAAACGGCTCACCAGGCCGCGATGAAAAGTAACAAACCGGTATTCATCGTATTTGATGCCAGCTGGTGTACTTACTGCCGGAAACTGGAGAAAGATACCCTCTCCGATCCACGAATGGCCCGCTACCTGAATCAGGCATTCGAGCCTGTACACCTCGATTTCGACAAAGATCGGGAAATTGCCGACACCCTGAAGGTGAAATCGATTCCATGTACAGTCGTTCTGAGTGCAGAAGCAGACCTGCTGGCGCGTCAGGTGGGATATTCCAAAGTTCCCCGCTATCACGCGATGTTGGAAAAAGCCCGCAAATTGCAGGCTGTGATTCGCCACATCGAGTACTCAAAATAA
- the panC gene encoding pantoate--beta-alanine ligase has translation MDTVAEIPELRQRVRAARQGGAVIGFVPTMGALHQGHASLVEAARKECDFVVVSIFVNPTQFGPNEDFDKYPRTLAADLEKCQAAGADLVWTPTKDMMYPAHFSTHVDVETLTETLEGATRPHHFRGVTTVVTKLLLSCLPDKAYFGAKDYQQQAIVRRMCLDLNLPVEIVTCPIIRDADGLALSSRNAYLSAEERASGLSLSRALALAEERIASGETDLERIKTEMRELLSKTPLIKLDYATIADPDTLEELSTAQSRMVALIAAWSGSTRLIDNRELTTDSQV, from the coding sequence ATGGATACGGTTGCTGAAATCCCGGAACTGCGACAGCGAGTACGTGCTGCCCGCCAGGGAGGTGCCGTCATCGGTTTTGTGCCGACCATGGGTGCCCTGCATCAGGGACATGCCAGCCTCGTGGAAGCCGCACGAAAAGAGTGCGATTTCGTCGTGGTTTCGATCTTCGTGAATCCGACACAGTTCGGTCCCAATGAAGATTTCGACAAGTACCCGCGAACGCTGGCTGCAGACCTGGAGAAATGCCAGGCTGCGGGGGCGGACCTGGTCTGGACGCCAACCAAAGACATGATGTATCCGGCCCACTTCTCAACGCATGTGGATGTGGAAACACTGACGGAGACACTGGAGGGCGCGACCCGTCCGCATCACTTCCGCGGCGTCACGACCGTAGTCACCAAACTCCTGCTCAGCTGTCTGCCCGACAAAGCATATTTCGGGGCGAAAGATTATCAGCAGCAGGCCATCGTGCGGCGGATGTGTCTCGATCTGAATCTTCCGGTGGAAATTGTCACGTGCCCTATTATCCGGGACGCCGATGGTCTGGCACTGAGCAGCCGCAATGCTTATCTCTCAGCGGAAGAAAGGGCATCGGGCTTGTCCCTTTCTCGAGCGCTGGCACTGGCCGAGGAGCGAATCGCCTCGGGTGAGACGGATCTTGAGCGCATCAAAACAGAAATGCGGGAGCTGCTGTCGAAAACGCCGCTGATCAAACTCGATTACGCGACGATTGCTGATCCAGATACCCTGGAAGAGCTCTCAACCGCGCAAAGCCGGATGGTCGCGTTGATCGCCGCCTGGTCCGGTTCCACACGATTGATCGATAATCGTGAGCTGACGACTGATTCGCAGGTTTGA